In Caldalkalibacillus salinus, the following proteins share a genomic window:
- the acsA gene encoding acetate--CoA ligase → MKVESIAPVGEGHQLHNYDETYQSFSWEEVEKTFSWHETGNVNLAYEAIDRHAEGSRKHKVALYYSDTNRDESYTFQDLKEKSNQAGNMLRELGVKKGDRVFIFMPRSPELYFSILGAIKIGAIVGPLFEAFMEGAVRDRLENSEAVALVTTPTLLPRVPVNDLPALKHVVLVSDEEADLDTLSQRYEGTQFYNFFNKMKTHSDNLDIEWVDKEDGLILHYTSGSTGKPKGVMHVHYAMLQHYQTGKWVLDLQEDDVYWCTADPGWVTGTSYGIFAPWLNGATNVIRGGRFSPEDWYETIEKYKVTVWYSAPTAFRMLMGAGEDVVNKFDLSSLRHILSVGEPLNPEVIRWGMKAFEKRIHDTWWMTETGAMLICNYPCMEMRPGSMGKPLPGVEAAIIDDEGNVLSPNQMGNLAIKVGWPSMMRKIWKNEPKYQEYFRIKGWYVSGDSAYMDEDGYFWFQGRVDDVIMTAGERVGPFEVESKLVEHPAVAEAGVIGKPDAVRGEIIKAFIALRAGHTPSDALIEEIRAFVKKGLAAHAAPREIEFKDKLPKTRSGKIMRRVLKAWELGLPTGDLSTMED, encoded by the coding sequence ATGAAAGTGGAAAGCATAGCACCAGTAGGAGAAGGCCATCAGCTACATAACTATGACGAAACATACCAATCTTTTTCTTGGGAAGAGGTAGAAAAAACGTTCAGTTGGCACGAAACGGGGAACGTTAATTTGGCATATGAAGCAATAGACCGACATGCCGAAGGATCTAGGAAGCATAAGGTTGCACTGTATTATAGCGATACCAACCGTGACGAATCGTACACATTTCAAGACTTAAAGGAAAAGTCTAATCAGGCTGGAAACATGCTGCGGGAACTAGGTGTGAAAAAAGGAGACCGAGTGTTTATCTTTATGCCTCGTTCGCCGGAGCTATATTTTAGTATCCTCGGGGCGATTAAGATTGGTGCCATTGTGGGGCCCTTATTCGAGGCGTTTATGGAAGGTGCTGTGAGAGATCGTTTAGAGAATTCTGAAGCGGTCGCTCTCGTCACAACACCGACATTATTACCACGTGTGCCTGTGAACGATCTTCCTGCGTTAAAACATGTCGTTTTAGTATCTGATGAGGAAGCCGACCTAGACACTTTATCCCAACGTTATGAGGGGACACAATTCTACAACTTTTTCAATAAAATGAAAACGCATTCAGACAACCTTGATATTGAGTGGGTCGATAAAGAGGATGGACTCATATTACATTATACATCCGGATCAACAGGGAAGCCCAAGGGTGTCATGCACGTACACTATGCGATGCTGCAGCATTATCAGACAGGAAAATGGGTGTTAGACCTTCAGGAGGATGATGTATACTGGTGTACGGCTGATCCAGGCTGGGTAACAGGTACCTCCTATGGCATCTTCGCTCCTTGGCTTAATGGAGCTACGAACGTGATCCGCGGCGGTCGATTCAGCCCTGAGGATTGGTATGAAACCATTGAAAAGTATAAAGTGACTGTCTGGTACAGTGCCCCAACGGCATTCCGTATGTTGATGGGTGCTGGCGAAGACGTGGTCAACAAATTTGATCTGAGCTCTCTTAGACACATTTTAAGTGTAGGAGAACCGCTCAATCCTGAAGTCATTCGCTGGGGTATGAAAGCATTTGAGAAACGCATTCATGATACGTGGTGGATGACCGAAACGGGTGCGATGCTCATCTGTAACTACCCTTGCATGGAGATGAGACCGGGATCGATGGGTAAACCATTACCGGGTGTTGAAGCTGCCATCATTGATGACGAAGGGAATGTGCTATCACCGAATCAGATGGGGAACCTGGCGATTAAAGTCGGTTGGCCATCGATGATGCGAAAGATATGGAAGAATGAGCCTAAATATCAAGAGTACTTCAGAATTAAAGGCTGGTATGTCTCCGGGGATTCCGCGTACATGGACGAAGACGGATACTTCTGGTTCCAGGGACGGGTTGATGATGTGATTATGACAGCGGGAGAACGTGTCGGGCCTTTTGAAGTAGAAAGCAAATTGGTGGAGCACCCAGCAGTGGCTGAAGCTGGTGTTATCGGTAAACCGGATGCTGTCAGAGGTGAGATCATTAAGGCCTTTATTGCTTTACGTGCAGGACATACACCTTCCGATGCCCTTATTGAAGAGATCAGAGCCTTTGTGAAAAAAGGACTCGCCGCTCATGCAGCACCAAGAGAAATTGAGTTCAAAGACAAATTACCAAAGACGCGGAGTGGTAAGATCATGCGTCGCGTGCTAAAAGCTTGGGAACTAGGGCTGCCAACTGGAGATTTGTCTACGATGGAAGATTAG
- the pyc gene encoding pyruvate carboxylase, with amino-acid sequence MHTFSKVLVANRGEIAIRIFRACTELNIRTVAIYSEEDATSLHRFKADEAYLVGQGKGPIEAYLDIESIIEVAKRNDVEAIHPGYGFLSENEAFARRCDEEGITFIGPKVEHLQMFGDKVQARKQAIDAGLPVIPGTEDPVTSLQEVLLFGKEYGYPFIIKAASGGGGRGMRIVRSREEVEDAFQRAKSEARAAFGNAEVYVEKYIENPKHIEVQIFGDATGQIVHLYERDCSVQRRYQKVVEVAPSMSLDPVLREQICDAAVGLMKNINYLNAGTVEFLVTGNEFYFIEVNPRVQVEHTITEMIVGIDIVQTQILIASGHKLHDAPVNVPKQEDIKMSGYAIQCRVTTEDPAQQFMPDTGKILAYRTGGGFGTRLDAGNGFAGAVISPHYDSMLVKISTWAVSYEQAALKMYRNLKEFRIRGVKTNIPFLENVIQHPSFLNGEYDTSFVDQTTELFQFKQRKDRGTKLLQYIGHTTINGYPGLEQAHGKPDFNKPRMPVTSYKQPYPSGTKQILDNEGPEGLAKWVKEQSSLLLTDTTFRDAHQSLYATRFRTHDMLNVAEATGKLASSLFSLEMWGGATFDVSMRFLKEDPWERLRALREKVPNVLFQMLLRGANGVGYKNYPDNVIESFVQESAAQGIDVFRIFDSLNWLEGMQLAIDAVGRTGKIAEATLCYTGDIHDAARSKYDRQYYVKMAQELEKAGAHILAVKDMAGLLKPYAAYDLISALKDAVDIPIHLHTHDTSGNGVAMYLKAAEAGVDIVDVSISAMSGLTSQPSMNALVAALEGQERESELDIVELEKLSHYWEDVREFYQGFEAGLSASSSEVYQHEMPGGQYTNLQQQAKAVGLGDRWEEVKEMYHQVNMMFGDIVKVTPSSKVVGDMALFMVQNNLTEQDVYEQGERLDFPDSVVEFFQGYIGQPYQGFPQKLQQIILKGKEAITCRPGELMEPIDFKQVKQQLEEKFEREFSHDQVLSYCLYPQVFEEFEVHRQQYNDLSVLDTPTFFYGLKYGEEVAVEIEQGKTLMIKLVSVGELMPDGTRAIYFELNGQPREVVVPDINAQEDIQTIEKADRTNENHIGASMPGTVLKILVREGEEVKKGDPLMINEAMKMETTVQAPRDGVVARILVKESDQIKTGDLLIDLESK; translated from the coding sequence ATTCATACGTTCTCTAAAGTACTCGTAGCAAACAGGGGAGAAATTGCAATACGTATCTTTCGGGCCTGTACAGAACTTAACATAAGGACAGTGGCCATTTATTCCGAGGAAGATGCGACAAGTTTACACCGTTTCAAGGCGGATGAAGCATATCTAGTGGGACAGGGTAAAGGTCCTATAGAAGCTTATCTCGATATTGAATCGATTATTGAAGTGGCTAAACGCAACGATGTAGAAGCGATACATCCGGGTTATGGATTCCTGTCAGAGAATGAAGCGTTTGCTCGTCGTTGTGATGAAGAGGGCATCACCTTTATCGGACCAAAAGTTGAGCATCTACAAATGTTTGGAGATAAAGTACAAGCGAGAAAACAGGCTATTGATGCAGGACTACCTGTCATCCCTGGGACAGAGGATCCCGTCACAAGTCTGCAGGAAGTACTATTATTCGGAAAAGAATATGGTTATCCGTTTATTATTAAAGCCGCTTCTGGTGGTGGTGGACGTGGGATGAGAATCGTGCGTTCCCGCGAAGAAGTGGAGGATGCATTTCAGCGTGCTAAGTCAGAAGCGCGAGCAGCGTTTGGTAATGCTGAAGTATACGTAGAGAAATATATTGAAAATCCTAAACATATAGAAGTGCAAATCTTTGGTGACGCTACAGGTCAGATTGTTCATTTATATGAACGGGACTGTTCTGTTCAACGTCGATATCAAAAGGTTGTCGAAGTGGCGCCTAGTATGTCTTTAGATCCCGTGTTACGGGAGCAAATATGTGATGCAGCCGTGGGTCTGATGAAGAACATTAACTATCTCAATGCGGGAACAGTAGAGTTCTTAGTGACGGGTAATGAATTTTACTTCATAGAGGTCAACCCGCGAGTACAAGTTGAGCATACCATTACAGAAATGATTGTCGGGATCGATATCGTACAGACTCAGATTTTAATCGCTAGCGGACATAAACTACATGACGCACCCGTCAATGTACCGAAGCAAGAAGATATAAAGATGAGCGGTTATGCGATCCAGTGTCGTGTAACGACGGAGGACCCCGCTCAGCAGTTCATGCCTGATACTGGTAAAATTCTTGCCTATCGTACAGGTGGGGGATTTGGCACGCGGTTGGACGCTGGAAACGGCTTTGCTGGCGCTGTGATATCACCTCATTACGACTCCATGCTGGTTAAGATTTCAACTTGGGCGGTGTCGTATGAACAAGCGGCATTGAAAATGTACCGAAACCTAAAAGAATTCCGCATCCGTGGGGTGAAGACGAATATACCATTTTTAGAAAATGTGATTCAACATCCTTCATTCTTAAACGGGGAATACGATACCTCTTTTGTCGATCAAACAACTGAGCTATTCCAGTTCAAACAGCGTAAAGACAGAGGGACCAAGCTGCTACAGTACATTGGACATACTACGATTAACGGGTATCCAGGATTAGAGCAGGCTCATGGTAAGCCAGATTTTAATAAACCAAGGATGCCTGTGACGTCCTACAAGCAACCGTACCCTTCAGGGACAAAGCAAATATTAGACAACGAAGGTCCTGAAGGATTAGCGAAGTGGGTGAAGGAGCAGTCCTCCTTACTCTTGACGGATACAACGTTCCGCGATGCTCATCAGTCTTTGTATGCGACTCGCTTCCGTACGCATGACATGCTCAATGTGGCTGAGGCGACAGGAAAGCTTGCTTCTTCTTTATTCTCATTAGAGATGTGGGGAGGCGCAACGTTTGACGTCAGTATGCGCTTCTTGAAAGAAGACCCGTGGGAGCGCTTGAGAGCCCTTCGGGAAAAAGTGCCTAACGTGCTATTTCAAATGCTGTTACGCGGGGCGAACGGTGTGGGGTACAAGAATTACCCTGATAATGTTATCGAATCATTCGTACAGGAATCAGCCGCTCAGGGTATAGATGTCTTCCGTATCTTTGATAGCTTGAACTGGCTAGAAGGCATGCAGTTGGCCATTGACGCGGTTGGCCGTACCGGTAAAATTGCTGAGGCGACACTGTGCTATACAGGTGACATCCATGATGCTGCCCGCAGCAAATATGATCGTCAATATTATGTCAAGATGGCTCAGGAACTTGAGAAAGCAGGGGCGCATATCCTTGCCGTTAAAGATATGGCGGGACTCTTGAAACCGTATGCTGCCTATGATCTCATATCTGCCCTCAAAGATGCCGTCGATATTCCGATTCACTTGCATACTCACGATACGAGTGGAAACGGCGTAGCCATGTATTTGAAGGCTGCGGAAGCTGGTGTAGATATCGTGGATGTCTCGATTAGTGCGATGTCTGGGTTGACTTCTCAACCAAGCATGAACGCGTTAGTTGCGGCATTAGAAGGCCAAGAACGAGAATCAGAGCTTGACATTGTTGAACTTGAGAAGCTCAGTCACTATTGGGAAGATGTGCGTGAGTTTTACCAGGGCTTTGAGGCCGGATTATCCGCAAGTAGTTCTGAGGTTTATCAGCATGAGATGCCTGGCGGTCAATATACGAATTTACAACAACAGGCCAAGGCTGTAGGATTAGGTGACCGTTGGGAAGAAGTAAAAGAGATGTATCATCAAGTGAATATGATGTTTGGCGACATCGTGAAAGTGACGCCTTCATCAAAAGTGGTGGGTGACATGGCCCTGTTTATGGTCCAAAATAACCTGACAGAGCAAGACGTTTATGAGCAAGGAGAGCGCTTAGATTTCCCTGACTCCGTCGTAGAGTTTTTCCAAGGATACATTGGACAACCTTACCAAGGGTTCCCGCAAAAACTACAACAGATCATTCTTAAGGGCAAAGAAGCGATTACCTGCCGCCCTGGTGAGTTAATGGAACCGATTGACTTCAAACAAGTGAAGCAACAATTAGAAGAAAAATTTGAGCGTGAGTTTAGTCACGATCAAGTGCTTTCATATTGCTTATACCCACAGGTGTTTGAGGAGTTTGAGGTTCATCGTCAACAGTACAATGACTTGTCAGTATTAGACACACCGACGTTTTTCTACGGTTTGAAATACGGAGAAGAAGTGGCCGTTGAAATAGAGCAAGGTAAAACCCTGATGATTAAACTGGTCTCTGTGGGAGAACTGATGCCAGACGGGACAAGAGCCATCTATTTCGAGCTGAATGGACAGCCGAGAGAGGTAGTGGTCCCAGACATCAACGCACAGGAGGATATTCAGACGATAGAGAAAGCGGATCGGACCAATGAAAACCATATCGGTGCAAGTATGCCCGGAACAGTATTGAAGATCCTTGTACGAGAAGGAGAAGAGGTTAAAAAAGGTGATCCATTAATGATCAACGAAGCTATGAAGATGGAAACCACAGTCCAAGCGCCAAGAGATGGTGTTGTGGCACGTATCCTAGTGAAGGAAAGCGATCAGATCAAGACAGGTGATCTACTCATTGATTTAGAATCTAAATAG
- a CDS encoding ABC transporter permease subunit produces MWSRSLWRQNYKQAKTMIWGFILVSLLLPYNLFQESVSINNEWPKNLDSHHRVSPPPSAYDMSYYFMDTSLILQGMVVIIMASLLLGLQRTNQSYELTLSLPYSRQEIMLSKWLLGVLTIVGSVAVSALLSLIVIQTTILTEYFHLEVLGYYVIFAILGTVAIFSFATMFGYLTGSFFAQAVLTSIFVIFPIPFAELVRTFVSNHTGEFVSMSGFTDSMSLVTLAMYVADFGYRASDAIHREGGLSGIGTVILVCGLYTLLSVALAYILSRHAKAEHHGRTLLYQSIEPILKAGVIVCFFLTGGMFFSEINYHGGERSLVSYYMGGILFAGIAYYVLTKLLNIRFRFQYPTKNHNKKVNATK; encoded by the coding sequence ATGTGGTCTAGAAGCTTATGGAGACAAAACTATAAACAAGCGAAAACCATGATTTGGGGATTCATACTGGTTTCATTACTACTGCCATATAACCTGTTTCAGGAATCTGTATCCATCAACAACGAATGGCCGAAGAATCTGGATTCTCATCACCGTGTTTCACCGCCACCGAGCGCCTATGATATGTCATATTACTTTATGGATACCTCCTTGATCCTTCAAGGGATGGTCGTTATCATTATGGCTTCTTTACTACTGGGACTTCAAAGGACGAATCAATCGTATGAGTTAACATTATCTTTGCCCTACTCTAGACAAGAGATTATGCTTTCAAAGTGGTTGCTTGGGGTGTTGACCATCGTAGGGAGTGTCGCGGTATCCGCTCTATTATCGCTTATCGTCATCCAGACGACGATATTAACGGAGTACTTCCACCTAGAAGTACTGGGTTATTATGTCATCTTTGCAATACTAGGGACTGTTGCCATTTTTAGCTTTGCCACAATGTTTGGCTATCTCACCGGCAGCTTCTTCGCTCAGGCAGTGTTAACCTCGATCTTTGTTATTTTTCCTATCCCCTTTGCTGAACTTGTGCGAACGTTCGTTTCTAATCATACTGGGGAGTTTGTTAGCATGAGCGGGTTCACGGACAGCATGTCGTTGGTGACCCTAGCGATGTATGTTGCAGATTTTGGGTATCGTGCGAGTGACGCCATCCATAGAGAGGGTGGTCTGAGTGGTATAGGGACCGTGATCCTGGTATGTGGTTTATACACGCTACTGTCTGTTGCACTGGCTTATATCCTATCACGTCATGCGAAAGCGGAACACCACGGCAGAACGTTATTATATCAATCCATAGAACCCATTTTAAAAGCGGGTGTGATTGTATGCTTCTTTCTCACGGGTGGTATGTTCTTCAGCGAGATAAACTATCATGGAGGCGAGCGTTCACTTGTTTCTTACTACATGGGAGGTATCCTGTTCGCAGGCATTGCTTATTACGTGTTAACAAAGCTGTTAAATATCCGATTCAGGTTCCAATATCCTACTAAAAACCATAACAAAAAAGTGAATGCAACAAAATAA
- a CDS encoding DUF309 domain-containing protein, with protein MYPQAFIDYLIYFHADRDYFECHEVLEEYWKEQDQKDKVWVGFIQLAVALYHQRRGNFNGAGKMMKGAIRILEQEQAQVSGLGVEAPTLIDDLRRRLLDIDLHQPYQSIELPLKEDLKQRCLDICQLQGKVWNNPSNLDDAFLLHKHTRRDRQDVIEERLRNLNERQKKY; from the coding sequence TTGTATCCACAAGCGTTTATTGATTATCTCATCTACTTTCATGCTGATCGCGATTACTTTGAATGCCATGAAGTACTCGAGGAGTATTGGAAAGAGCAAGATCAGAAGGATAAGGTTTGGGTGGGCTTTATACAGCTGGCCGTTGCGCTTTATCACCAACGCAGAGGAAATTTCAACGGAGCCGGTAAAATGATGAAAGGCGCCATTCGCATTCTTGAACAAGAGCAGGCTCAAGTGAGTGGTTTGGGCGTAGAAGCGCCGACGTTAATTGATGACTTACGCCGTCGATTACTAGACATCGACCTTCACCAGCCCTACCAGAGCATTGAACTCCCTCTGAAGGAAGACCTTAAGCAACGTTGTTTAGATATCTGTCAGCTACAGGGTAAGGTATGGAATAACCCGAGCAATCTAGATGATGCGTTCCTGCTGCATAAGCATACACGACGTGACCGTCAAGACGTTATTGAGGAAAGGTTACGCAACTTAAACGAGAGACAGAAAAAATACTAA
- a CDS encoding ABC transporter ATP-binding protein — protein sequence MLTVKNLSKAIDNELIFDNVNFSIKKGSIVGLLGRNGVGKTTLLKTMMGIIDPDQGDVHIDNQSILDHPRVKTRMAYVPDSTEVLKHYTIQELQQWYADIYPAFDEQKFYQLLKRFELPNNGRLRKFSKGMKASFFVALVASTMTDVILLDEPTNGLDPIIKKNILQFLLEEVSEREVSLVISTHHLHEIEKAADTVLLMKGTTLAKQINLDDISREYAKLQVVLSNNTREVLENIEGVHVLSEVGRVTTVLLQGNTEYIRNQIRKHDPILMDELSISLEDIYTTHLGGDDHVV from the coding sequence ATGCTGACGGTTAAAAATTTAAGTAAAGCAATAGACAATGAACTGATCTTTGACAATGTTAATTTCAGTATTAAAAAAGGGAGCATAGTAGGTCTGTTAGGTCGGAACGGTGTTGGGAAAACCACATTATTAAAAACGATGATGGGCATTATAGATCCGGATCAGGGTGACGTACATATTGATAATCAGAGCATTTTAGACCACCCTAGAGTGAAAACAAGAATGGCTTATGTACCTGACTCAACAGAAGTGTTAAAACACTACACGATACAGGAACTACAGCAATGGTATGCGGACATTTATCCCGCATTTGACGAGCAGAAATTTTACCAGTTGCTCAAACGTTTTGAACTCCCGAATAATGGCAGGCTTAGAAAGTTTTCGAAGGGGATGAAGGCGTCTTTCTTTGTGGCTTTAGTGGCATCCACCATGACGGATGTGATCTTACTCGACGAACCGACTAACGGATTAGACCCCATCATCAAAAAGAACATTCTTCAATTTCTGTTAGAGGAAGTCTCTGAGAGAGAAGTCTCTCTCGTGATCTCGACGCACCATCTGCATGAAATTGAAAAGGCAGCGGATACCGTATTGCTTATGAAGGGCACCACGTTGGCTAAACAGATTAACTTAGATGACATCAGTCGGGAGTACGCCAAACTTCAGGTCGTCCTTTCAAATAACACGAGAGAGGTATTAGAGAACATAGAGGGGGTACACGTTCTTAGCGAGGTAGGGCGGGTGACGACCGTTTTGCTCCAGGGGAACACAGAGTATATTCGTAACCAAATCCGTAAGCATGATCCTATTCTAATGGATGAACTATCCATTTCTCTAGAAGATATCTATACGACTCACTTAGGGGGAGATGACCATGTGGTCTAG
- the ftsW gene encoding putative lipid II flippase FtsW, with protein sequence MQTRAKQPDFLILLLTFILLGVGLVMVYSSSQIIAYLSEYKDPAHFFKRQLVWAIGGLIGMVIAMNIHYDVYRRYVPIMLGGLFILMVLVLTDLGVSRNGAQRWLNLGFTNIQPSEFVKIGLIIYLASIYSKKQSYITNFKRGLIPPLIVVAIFFMLILLQRDLGTGMSVLFFTMVMIFCSGAQFRHMFGLGALTSVLFTVFVLTSDYRVKRVTSYQNPWEDAQNTGYQLIQSLIAIGNGGFTGRGFGNSIQKYLYLPEAQTDFIFAITAEELGLVGVSFILVCYALLIVRGIRAAVRVPNTFGTLLGIGIVSMIGVQALINIGVVSGRLPVTGISLPLISYGGSSLLLTLFSIGILLNISRHGRDD encoded by the coding sequence ATCCAAACAAGAGCAAAACAACCAGACTTTCTCATTCTACTTCTAACCTTTATCCTTCTTGGTGTTGGCTTGGTTATGGTATATAGCTCGAGCCAAATTATAGCTTACCTAAGCGAGTATAAGGACCCAGCCCACTTTTTTAAACGGCAACTCGTTTGGGCCATTGGTGGGCTTATTGGTATGGTCATCGCGATGAATATTCACTATGACGTTTATCGTCGTTATGTGCCTATCATGCTTGGGGGGCTTTTTATCTTAATGGTATTGGTTTTAACAGACCTAGGGGTGTCCCGTAACGGTGCCCAGCGCTGGTTGAATTTAGGCTTTACCAATATACAGCCTTCAGAATTTGTGAAGATTGGGCTGATTATATACCTGGCGTCAATCTACTCGAAGAAACAGTCTTATATCACTAATTTCAAGCGAGGGCTCATTCCACCTCTCATTGTCGTCGCGATTTTCTTTATGCTGATACTGTTACAGCGAGACTTGGGAACAGGCATGTCTGTCTTGTTCTTTACCATGGTCATGATTTTTTGTTCAGGTGCCCAATTTAGACATATGTTTGGCTTAGGGGCACTCACATCTGTCCTTTTCACTGTTTTCGTATTAACGAGTGATTATCGAGTGAAGCGTGTAACCTCTTATCAGAATCCATGGGAAGACGCCCAAAATACGGGATATCAACTAATACAATCGCTTATAGCCATTGGCAATGGTGGCTTTACTGGGAGAGGTTTTGGAAATAGTATACAAAAGTATCTCTACCTGCCCGAGGCCCAGACGGACTTTATTTTCGCCATTACAGCGGAAGAACTCGGACTAGTGGGTGTTTCCTTCATCCTTGTGTGTTATGCGCTTTTGATTGTCAGAGGCATTCGGGCGGCTGTCCGAGTCCCAAACACTTTCGGTACGTTACTAGGAATTGGGATCGTGTCTATGATTGGCGTTCAGGCGCTAATTAATATTGGCGTGGTGTCTGGAAGACTACCCGTTACGGGTATTTCCTTGCCATTGATCAGTTATGGAGGGTCTTCACTCTTGTTAACACTGTTTTCAATTGGTATTCTATTAAACATATCCAGACACGGTCGTGATGATTAA
- a CDS encoding divergent PAP2 family protein, with amino-acid sequence MNRAIATGLSGIAIAQLLKIPTRYLEEDAEHLTLEQVVSTGGMPSSHSCGVTSLATYLGLKEGWSSSTFALASMLGIIVMYDASTIRRYAGETAIQVNDLDKHMEVLTGHHPGVEHIRREEELKESLGHQPLEVLAGALLGIGIGAVSYALQPKSKRRWFGKK; translated from the coding sequence ATGAATCGAGCGATCGCAACGGGACTCAGTGGTATAGCCATCGCCCAGCTTTTAAAAATCCCTACACGCTATCTAGAAGAGGATGCTGAACATCTTACACTTGAACAAGTTGTGAGTACGGGTGGTATGCCGAGTTCTCACTCTTGTGGCGTGACCTCCTTGGCAACGTATCTTGGATTAAAAGAAGGGTGGTCTTCTAGTACGTTCGCTTTGGCCTCCATGCTGGGCATCATCGTCATGTACGACGCTTCTACCATTCGTCGTTATGCTGGAGAAACAGCCATTCAGGTGAACGATTTGGATAAGCATATGGAGGTTCTCACCGGCCATCATCCAGGTGTTGAACATATCCGCCGTGAAGAAGAACTGAAGGAATCGTTAGGGCATCAACCGCTGGAAGTGCTCGCTGGTGCACTATTAGGTATTGGTATAGGGGCTGTCAGCTACGCCCTTCAACCCAAAAGTAAACGCCGTTGGTTTGGTAAGAAATAA
- a CDS encoding TerC family protein, which produces MDFSLLIEYGWVLLILIVLEGLLAADNALVLAILVKHLPEEERKKALFYGLAGAFVFRLGSIFAISLLVGVWQVQAIGAMYLIFIALNYLYKKYVKYQVEDSQEEEKKLGKGSGFWMTVLKVELADIAFAVDSILAAFAIALTLPATSLPPIGGIDGGKFLVVFLGGFIGLVIMRFAATFFVKLLQRRPGLETAAFLIVGWVGVKLAVYTLSHPTLGVLPEHIEELKAWKITFYAVLILIAVAGWFLSKEVDSEEEESKLEMDQGVSKDI; this is translated from the coding sequence ATGGATTTTTCATTATTGATTGAGTATGGCTGGGTATTACTCATTCTTATTGTGTTAGAAGGGCTACTTGCGGCAGACAATGCTCTTGTTTTAGCCATCTTAGTCAAACATCTTCCTGAGGAAGAAAGAAAGAAAGCGTTATTCTATGGATTGGCAGGAGCATTTGTCTTTCGTCTCGGTTCAATCTTTGCTATTTCCTTACTGGTCGGTGTGTGGCAGGTACAGGCGATCGGTGCTATGTATTTAATCTTTATTGCATTAAACTACTTGTACAAAAAATATGTTAAATATCAAGTTGAGGACTCACAGGAAGAAGAAAAGAAGCTGGGAAAGGGTTCTGGTTTTTGGATGACCGTGCTAAAGGTCGAGCTAGCGGATATAGCGTTTGCTGTCGATTCGATACTCGCTGCGTTTGCCATAGCTTTAACGCTCCCTGCTACATCTTTACCTCCGATAGGCGGCATAGACGGTGGTAAGTTCCTTGTGGTCTTTTTAGGTGGATTTATCGGTTTAGTCATTATGCGTTTTGCGGCTACGTTCTTTGTCAAACTATTACAACGCCGTCCTGGATTAGAAACAGCAGCCTTCCTCATCGTGGGCTGGGTTGGGGTGAAGTTAGCTGTTTATACGTTGTCCCACCCGACTCTGGGGGTATTGCCGGAGCATATCGAAGAGCTTAAAGCATGGAAAATCACGTTTTATGCCGTCCTCATTCTTATTGCAGTTGCTGGTTGGTTCTTATCTAAGGAAGTCGACAGTGAAGAAGAGGAGAGCAAACTGGAGATGGATCAAGGCGTATCGAAAGACATATAG
- a CDS encoding GntR family transcriptional regulator yields MQFQLDPRSNMPIWKQVVQHIQEQVLRGVLQPGDKLLSVREMSAHLLVNPNTVSKAYQELERLEVIETLRGKGTFISQSPQVNHDPKKIEELQERLRTIVIEASYHGISESELNKWVNQHFQALGGKQNADG; encoded by the coding sequence ATGCAGTTTCAATTAGACCCGAGAAGTAATATGCCGATCTGGAAGCAGGTTGTCCAACATATCCAGGAACAAGTTTTGCGAGGCGTACTCCAGCCTGGTGACAAGCTACTATCTGTTAGAGAAATGTCTGCTCACTTACTGGTCAACCCTAACACGGTCAGTAAGGCTTATCAGGAGCTTGAACGATTAGAGGTTATAGAAACGTTACGCGGAAAAGGGACGTTCATCTCTCAATCTCCGCAAGTGAACCATGACCCTAAGAAAATAGAGGAACTACAAGAACGACTCAGGACCATTGTGATAGAGGCTTCTTACCATGGGATTAGCGAGTCAGAGTTAAATAAATGGGTGAACCAACACTTTCAAGCACTGGGAGGGAAACAGAATGCTGACGGTTAA
- a CDS encoding YjcZ family sporulation protein: MHHGCGVSGVGGYGPGQGPGYGHGYGGYNGGFELIVVLFILLIIVGSGYFYGSGS, from the coding sequence ATGCACCACGGTTGCGGCGTCAGTGGCGTAGGTGGATACGGACCAGGGCAAGGACCAGGTTATGGTCACGGATACGGAGGATACAATGGAGGCTTTGAATTAATCGTTGTTCTATTTATCCTCTTAATTATTGTAGGTTCAGGTTATTTTTATGGTTCTGGCTCATAG